The window GAAGACAGAGCCACGCTTAACGGCATACTGCGGCTATTGATAATTGTAGAATTGTTGATGGATAGGCTATAGCATCTGGGGGATGGAATGGCCACCGTCGCACCGGATATAAAACCGTAGAAAAGTGATGTACAGGAAAGGATTTAAAATCCGAAAGAATATTCGAAGCATTGCTGAAATGCTTAATTTTAGAGCGGAATAGCTTGTTTTCGGATTGCAAATCCTTTTAGTATAAAGGAGATGGGTTTGCAAATCCCATCGACGGTTCCGCTAATTCCTACGGTAGATATATGACGGGGCGAGGGGTTATTAAAAAAGCGTAGGCGTAGCCATACGCTTAATGGCAGACTGCGGTTATTAAAGGGATAGGCTATGGGTAACCAGGGATTAGTTTCTAAAAAGCTTCCTATATTGATTTATTGCCTGCATAGATATTTAAAATTAAAAATCAAATATCTGTAATTGGAATTAGTCTCCAATTACACACGGTATATTTGGAACTTGGTCATCTACAGTGGTGAACTTATCTTAACCTGGCCTTAATGGATAATCATTCATGGTTCATTTTGCTATTGTTTAATATTAAATCTAAAGTAAAACATGAGAAAAATGAAAAAACTGGTTTTGATCTTTGTTTTAGGACTAATTCCTTTTACAACTTTTGCGTGGCCTGGGATGCCATTACCTGCTTTACACGTGGAGGGGCGATATTTGAAAGACCCGTGTGGTAATAATATTAATTTGCATGGTGTTGCTATAACCCCCAGCCCTTGGTTTAATGGATGTGCAAGTGGAACATGCCGTTGGGATAATTATGATATTCAAGGGTGCTTAAACTATAATAATGCTGTTATGGATAAGCTTACTTCTACCTCTCAAGGCTGGTATCTAAATTATATCAGACTTCATATCGATCCCTATTGGACTAATAACCCGGGGACCTCAACAACCGGTGAAAGTGATATTTCGCAATTCAACTACAACAGGTTGGTTACATACACAAACAGTGTCATTATCCCGCTTATCAACCATGCCAGAGACAGGGGAATGTATGTAATTCTTCGTCCACCGGGTGTTTGCCCGCAAACGATAGCTGCAAACGATGCCTATTACAACTATCTGGTCACTGTATGGACTTATCTATCACAGAACTCGGCTTTGAAGAACGCACCAAATGTGATGTTTGAATTGGCAAACGAACCGGTCGTCATAAAGGCATCTGATGGAACATATGGTAACGACGACCAGAAATATTACGATGCGCTGAAAAACTTTTTCCAGCCGATTGTGAACTTGATACGGAACAATGGAGCGAATAATGTAGTTTGGGTTCCAGGTTTAGGTTATCAATCGCTCTATAGAGGGTTGGCTAATAATCCGGTTACCGGCAATAATATTGGTTATGCGGTACATGTCTATCCCGGTTATTGGGGAGTAGGGCTCAATGATGCTGCCAATTATCAAAATGCATGGAACGCTCACATAGCCCCTGTAGCCAATATTGCCCCCATTGCTATTACCGAAACAGACTGGGCTCCAACGCAATATGGCGTATTTGGAAAAGGCGGTCTTACCTCTGGTTTTGGTAATAAGTTGAAACAGTTGATAGATGCCTCAGGAAATGTTAGCTGGAATGTCCTTATGCCGGAAGACCTTATCAATAATGGTGATCCCAGTGGAGGCATAGCTTTCAATAATGATCCGGAGGCGTGTGCAAATCCGGTTTATTCCTGGTTCAAGGCCTATGCGACTTCCAATACACCTGCTTCGGCTTGCAGCCTCGAAAATAATGGGGTTTACGAGATCGAAATCCAGACAGACCCAGGTAAAGTTCTTGATCTTTATAACGGTACTGATGCCAATGGCACTGTCATTCGCCCCTGGGATAGAAATGGAGCAAGTGCACAGCAATGGAAAGCAATAGATGCTGGAAACGGTTACTGGCGATTTGTCTCAATGGCAAGCGCTACAAATCGTTGTATCGATCTTTATACCGCTAATCCGTCAAATGGGACACAAATCAAATTGTGGGATTATTACAATAATGACGCTCAGGCATGGAAAGTCACCAGTCTTGGAGGCGGTTATTATCAGGTGTTGTCAAAGGTGGCGGTCGGTCAGGGGCTAACCCGCGGTTGGGATATTCCTTATTGCAATATGGATGGTTCGCAGGGAATGCAACTTTACGATTATATTGCCTCATCGTGTCAGAAATATAAGTTTAATTACAAAACAACCCTAAAATCTGCAATGATAACTACAGGGGTTGATGCAACACCGGCCTCTTCTGTTGTGATTTTCCCGAACCCTTCAGTCGGTGGTAATTTTACCATCACATTGCAAAATGTAAATGATGAAGACTCCTACTTAAGTATTTATTCTATAGAGGGGAAGAAGGTATATGAACGGGAAGGCTTAAATGCAGGGGATAACTACATACAGTCAGCCCTTAAAGCAGGAATTTACATTGTAAAGATAAAATGTGGCGAGAAGACTTCTGAGGTAAAATTAATCGTACGGTAAAATTTCGTTGGGTTAAGCCCTGATAAGGTCTTTGATCATGGTCGGGGTTTAACTATTCGATATATCTTGCGTGAAACTTTTTAATGAGTTTTTATTTAGCCGGAATACCTCTATCATTACATTTTCAATAGTTCACCAAAAGAGGTAGATGAGAAATAAGGTGAGTATTTACGACACACCCTAACAAGCTTTGCTAATAATACCGTTCAAAACAGAAGTTCTGGGCGGTATTTTTTTGATTCTCAGATAACTGTCTCCCTCCGGTTCGATGTAACGTGTAATGGTCGCTAGGTAGTTTGGCGACAGCTCTGCTGTCGCCATTGTTAGAAGTCAACGTCCCAGCTGGTAAGAGTAGCGGAGCAATATTCAGAAAGGCGACCTCCGTGAAAATCTGGAGTATCTTTCTGGTATTTCAGATGATTGTTTATGTTTGCTTACGAATGATATGCAAGCCTGAGTTTCGTTTTTTTTAAGCGAAGACAGAGCCACGCTTAACGGTATATTGCGGCTATTGATAATTGTAGAATTGTTGACGGATAGGCTATGGCATCTTGGGGATAGAATGGCTGAGTGCGGTTTTGTTGCTGTTTGGCAGTTTATTGGCAGAATACGGGGGGCGGGAGTAAAATCCGGAGGAATTCTGATTTCGTAGTCAAGTATATTTGTAATTGATAATCAAATATCTATTTTTAAATACGATGAAGATTGGTGTAATGTTACATTTGTCAATGTCAATTATTAATTATCAACCTTTTAAGCATTCGTATTTATGAAAAAGATTTTACTTTCAGTATTCGTTACTCTGTTGTGTGTTTCATCTTCTTTTGCATTGGATCTACCGACCGGATATGTATCCATATATGATTTGAATAAAGAGACAGAAGTTTGTCCACACGAAGTGGCTGCTGGTACTAGTTTCCAATTTGTCGGTCCAGCTTCTGGTTGGGGGGCTTTACAAGATCATGATCTGTCGAATTACAAAGAAATGGTTTTCAAAATGACCTTTGATGCCGCGGATGGAGGAAATCAGGTGGTTATACGTTTTGCAATAAATGGTGGGGCAAAAGATCCATTA of the Parabacteroides sp. FAFU027 genome contains:
- a CDS encoding RICIN domain-containing protein, giving the protein MKKLVLIFVLGLIPFTTFAWPGMPLPALHVEGRYLKDPCGNNINLHGVAITPSPWFNGCASGTCRWDNYDIQGCLNYNNAVMDKLTSTSQGWYLNYIRLHIDPYWTNNPGTSTTGESDISQFNYNRLVTYTNSVIIPLINHARDRGMYVILRPPGVCPQTIAANDAYYNYLVTVWTYLSQNSALKNAPNVMFELANEPVVIKASDGTYGNDDQKYYDALKNFFQPIVNLIRNNGANNVVWVPGLGYQSLYRGLANNPVTGNNIGYAVHVYPGYWGVGLNDAANYQNAWNAHIAPVANIAPIAITETDWAPTQYGVFGKGGLTSGFGNKLKQLIDASGNVSWNVLMPEDLINNGDPSGGIAFNNDPEACANPVYSWFKAYATSNTPASACSLENNGVYEIEIQTDPGKVLDLYNGTDANGTVIRPWDRNGASAQQWKAIDAGNGYWRFVSMASATNRCIDLYTANPSNGTQIKLWDYYNNDAQAWKVTSLGGGYYQVLSKVAVGQGLTRGWDIPYCNMDGSQGMQLYDYIASSCQKYKFNYKTTLKSAMITTGVDATPASSVVIFPNPSVGGNFTITLQNVNDEDSYLSIYSIEGKKVYEREGLNAGDNYIQSALKAGIYIVKIKCGEKTSEVKLIVR